One Solanum lycopersicum chromosome 2, SLM_r2.1 genomic region harbors:
- the LOC101263369 gene encoding alpha-mannosidase isoform X1 yields the protein MRTSVNPASVFLFIFCSTVCVYGAIGANRYLKYNTGGNIVESKLNVHLVPHSHDDVGWLKTVDQYYVGSNNSIQGACVENVLDSVVMSLRRDRNRKFVFAEMAFFHRWWIRQSPEIQAEVKNLVASGQLEFVNGGWCMHDEATTHYIDMIDQTTLGHQLIKNEFNITPRAGWQIDPFGHSAVQAYLLGAEVGFDSVHFARIDYQDRAKRKEDKALEVIWRGSRTFGSSSQIFTNAFPVHYSPPHGFHFEVDDADDFVPVQDDPLIFDINVDIRVNDFINAAITQANVTRTNHVMWTMGDDFQYQYAESWFKEMDKLIHYVNKDGRVNALYSTPSIYVDTKHATNESWPLKTDDYFPYADGENSYWTGFFTSRPALKRYIRMLSGYYLAARQLEFLTGRKSNGFNTFSLGDALGVTQHHDAVTGTAKQHTTDDYAKRLAIGASESEVVVNSALSCLVNSRSGPCSTTSSLFNQCQLLNISYCPPTEEDITEGKNLVVVAYNPLGWNRTDIIKIPVNDADLIVKDSMGNLIEAQFIELDNITSNLRKLYVKAYLGISPKQTPKYWLFFRVSVSPLGWNTYFISKASQKGSSAGYVTKMDIPLNETVEIGPGNLKASFSSSTGQLKRLYNSITGVDIPVQQSYLWYASSSNLDQDSGAYIFRPDGSPPVIVARSQVPIKVMRGPLVDEIHQQFNSWISQVIRIYKDKEHAELEFTIGPIPTEDSVGKEVITKITANMATDKVFYTDSNGRDFLKRVRNYRADWDLQVTQPVAGNYYPVNLGMYITDNKSELSVLVDRATGGASIKDGEIELMLHRRLINDDGRGVGEALDEPVCVGSTCEGLTVRGNYYLGIHKNSDGSRWRRTTGQEIYSPLILAFAHENQEEWKASHMTKATIMNPNYSLPPNVALITLQELDNGGVLIRLAHLYEAGEDADYSKITKVQLKEMFAGKRIKAIKETSLSANQGKNEMKKMNWNIEHDSGRESAPIRGGPLDMSSLVVELGPMEIRTFIVNF from the exons ATGAGAACTTCTGTTAATCCAGCTTCAGTTTTTCTGTTCATTTTCTGTAGTACTGTTTGTGTTTATGGGGCAATTGGTGCTAATCGATACCTAAAGTACAATACTGGGGGTAACATTGTTGAAAGCAAACTGAATGTTCATTTGGTTCCTCATTCACACGATGATGTTGGCTGGTTAAAGACTGTTGATCAGTACTATGTTGGATCAAATAATAGCATACAG GGTGCCTGTGTTGAAAATGTACTGGACTCTGTTGTTATGTCGTTACGTCGTGATCGGAATAGGAAATTTGTCTTTGCTGAAATG GCATTTTTCCATCGGTGGTGGATTAGGCAAAGCCCGGAAATTCAAGCAGAAGTGAAAAATCTTGTAGCTTCTGGCCAGCTGGAATTCGT AAATGGTGGTTGGTGTATGCATGATGAAGCGACTACCCATTATATAGATATGATTGATCAGACAACACTAGGCCATCAACTGATAAAGAATGAATTCAATATCACTCCTCGTGCAGGATGGCAGATCGATCCATTTGGGCACTCTGCCGTGCAAGCTTATCTTCTTGGCGCAGAG GTAGGATTTGATTCTGTTCACTTTGCGCGCATTGATTATCAAGACAGAGCAAAACGTAAGGAGGATAAAGCTCTTGAGGTTATATGGCGTGGTTCGAGAACATTTGGTTCTTCCTCCCAG ATATTTACCAACGCATTTCCTGTACATTATAGTCCACCACATGGTTTTCATTTCGAAGTGGATGATGCTGATGATTTTGTTCCAGTCCAG GATGATCCTCTTATCTTTGACATAAATGTCGATATACGGGTTAATGACTTCATCAATGCTGCAATTACACAA GCAAACGTGACACGTACGAATCACGTCATGTGGACCATGGGAGATGACTTCCAATACCAATATGCTGAATCTTGGTTCAAGGAAATGGATAAATTAATTCACTATGTCAACAAG GACGGTCGAGTGAATGCATTGTACTCTACTCCATCAATTTATGTAGATACAAAACATGCAACCAATGAATCTTGGCCTCTAAAAACTGATGATTACTTTCC ATATGCAGATGGTGAAAATTCTTATTGGACTGGTTTCTTTACCAGTCGACCAGCTTTAAAGCGATATATTCGTATGCTAAGTGGATATTATCTG GCGGCTCGCCAGCTTGAATTCTTAACTGGGAGGAAATCAAATGGCTTCAACACGTTTAGCTTAGGAGATGCACTGGGAGTTACACAACACCATGATGCTGTGACTGGTACTGCTAAACAACATACAACTGATGACTATGCAAAACGCTTGGCTATTGGAGCTTCTGAA TCTGAAGTTGTGGTGAATTCTGCTTTATCATGCCTGGTTAATTCCAGATCAGGTCCATGTTCTACCACTTCATCATTATTCAACCAG TGTCAACTGCTCAATATAAGTTATTGTCCACCAACTGAAGAAGACATCACTGAGGGGAAGAATTTG GTTGTTGTGGCATACAATCCTCTTGGATGGAATCGAACTGATATCATCAAGATCCCG GTCAACGATGCTGATCTTATTGTAAAAGATTCCATGGGAAATCTAATTGAGGCACAATTTATAGAGTTGGATAATATTACCAGCAACTTACGAAAGTTGTATGTTAAGGCATATCTTGGAATATCACCCAAACAAACTCCCAAATATTGGCTCTTCTTTCGAGTGTCTGTGTCACCTCTTGGCTGgaatacttattttatttctaaagcTTCACAGAAGG GGAGCTCTGCGGGCTATGTCACAAAGATGGACATTCCACTGAACGAGACTGTTGAAATTGGACCAGGGAACTTAAAGGCGTCCTTTTCCTCAAGTACTGGTCAACTTAAACGTCTATATAATTCTATAACAGGa GTTGATATACCTGTACAACAAAGCTATCTTTGGTATGCCTCGAGTTCGAACTTGGATCAG GATTCTGGTGCCTACATTTTCAGACCCGATGGATCACCCCCAGTCATAGTTGCGAGATCA CAGGTTCCAATAAAGGTAATGCGTGGACCCCTGGTCGATGAAATCCACCAGCAATTCAACTCATGGATATCTCAG GTAATTAGGATTTACAAAGACAAAGAACACGCTGAACTCGAATTCACT ATTGGTCCTATACCGACAGAAGATAGTGTTGGAAAAGAGGTCATTACCAAAATCACAGCAAATATGGCCACTGATAAAGTGTTCTACACTGACTCTAATGGGAGGGACTTTCTTAAAAGA GTTAGAAATTACAGAGCTGATTGGGACCTCCAAGTTACTCAACCTGTTGCTGGGAACTATTATCCA GTAAATCTTGGAATGTACATAACAGATAACAAATCAGAATTGTCTGTTTTGGTAGATCGTGCAACAGGTGGAGCCAGCATAAAGGATGGAGAAATAGAACTCATGTTGCACAG GCGCTTGATCAATGATGATGGTAGAGGAGTGGGTGAAGCCCTTGATGAGCCTGTCTGTGTGGGGAGTACATGTGAGGGACTCACG GTTCGAGGGAACTACTATCTGGGAATTCATAAAAACAGTGATGGTTCACGTTGGCGCAGAACAACTGGCCAAGAAATTTATTCACCTCTTATTTTAGCTTTTGCACATGAG AATCAGGAAGAATGGAAAGCTTCGCATATGACCAAAGCCACCATCATGAATCCCAATTATAGTTTACCTCCTAATGTTGCACTGATTACTCTCCAG GAGTTGGATAACGGAGGTGTACTTATCCGTTTGGCTCATCTATACGAG GCTGGGGAAGACGCTGATTATTCGAAAATAACCAAAGTTCAACTGAAGGAAATGTTTGCTGGAAAAAGG ATAAAGGCAATCAAGGAAACAAGCTTATCGGCGAATCAAGGCAAGAAtgagatgaagaagatgaactGGAATATAGAACATGACAGTGGCCGTGAGTCTGCACCAATTAGAGGAGGCCCGTTAGACATGTCTAGTCTTGTAGTCGAGCTTGGTCCCATGGAGATACGGACTTTCATTGttaatttttga
- the LOC101263369 gene encoding alpha-mannosidase isoform X2 yields MRTSVNPASVFLFIFCSTVCVYGAIGANRYLKYNTGGNIVESKLNVHLVPHSHDDVGWLKTVDQYYVGSNNSIQGACVENVLDSVVMSLRRDRNRKFVFAEMAFFHRWWIRQSPEIQAEVKNLVASGQLEFVNGGWCMHDEATTHYIDMIDQTTLGHQLIKNEFNITPRAGWQIDPFGHSAVQAYLLGAEVGFDSVHFARIDYQDRAKRKEDKALEVIWRGSRTFGSSSQIFTNAFPVHYSPPHGFHFEVDDADDFVPVQDDPLIFDINVDIRVNDFINAAITQANVTRTNHVMWTMGDDFQYQYAESWFKEMDKLIHYVNKDGRVNALYSTPSIYVDTKHATNESWPLKTDDYFPYADGENSYWTGFFTSRPALKRYIRMLSGYYLAARQLEFLTGRKSNGFNTFSLGDALGVTQHHDAVTGTAKQHTTDDYAKRLAIGASESEVVVNSALSCLVNSRSGPCSTTSSLFNQCQLLNISYCPPTEEDITEGKNLVVVAYNPLGWNRTDIIKIPVNDADLIVKDSMGNLIEAQFIELDNITSNLRKLYVKAYLGISPKQTPKYWLFFRVSVSPLGWNTYFISKASQKGSSAGYVTKMDIPLNETVEIGPGNLKASFSSSTGQLKRLYNSITGVDIPVQQSYLWYASSSNLDQDSGAYIFRPDGSPPVIVARSVPIKVMRGPLVDEIHQQFNSWISQVIRIYKDKEHAELEFTIGPIPTEDSVGKEVITKITANMATDKVFYTDSNGRDFLKRVRNYRADWDLQVTQPVAGNYYPVNLGMYITDNKSELSVLVDRATGGASIKDGEIELMLHRRLINDDGRGVGEALDEPVCVGSTCEGLTVRGNYYLGIHKNSDGSRWRRTTGQEIYSPLILAFAHENQEEWKASHMTKATIMNPNYSLPPNVALITLQELDNGGVLIRLAHLYEAGEDADYSKITKVQLKEMFAGKRIKAIKETSLSANQGKNEMKKMNWNIEHDSGRESAPIRGGPLDMSSLVVELGPMEIRTFIVNF; encoded by the exons ATGAGAACTTCTGTTAATCCAGCTTCAGTTTTTCTGTTCATTTTCTGTAGTACTGTTTGTGTTTATGGGGCAATTGGTGCTAATCGATACCTAAAGTACAATACTGGGGGTAACATTGTTGAAAGCAAACTGAATGTTCATTTGGTTCCTCATTCACACGATGATGTTGGCTGGTTAAAGACTGTTGATCAGTACTATGTTGGATCAAATAATAGCATACAG GGTGCCTGTGTTGAAAATGTACTGGACTCTGTTGTTATGTCGTTACGTCGTGATCGGAATAGGAAATTTGTCTTTGCTGAAATG GCATTTTTCCATCGGTGGTGGATTAGGCAAAGCCCGGAAATTCAAGCAGAAGTGAAAAATCTTGTAGCTTCTGGCCAGCTGGAATTCGT AAATGGTGGTTGGTGTATGCATGATGAAGCGACTACCCATTATATAGATATGATTGATCAGACAACACTAGGCCATCAACTGATAAAGAATGAATTCAATATCACTCCTCGTGCAGGATGGCAGATCGATCCATTTGGGCACTCTGCCGTGCAAGCTTATCTTCTTGGCGCAGAG GTAGGATTTGATTCTGTTCACTTTGCGCGCATTGATTATCAAGACAGAGCAAAACGTAAGGAGGATAAAGCTCTTGAGGTTATATGGCGTGGTTCGAGAACATTTGGTTCTTCCTCCCAG ATATTTACCAACGCATTTCCTGTACATTATAGTCCACCACATGGTTTTCATTTCGAAGTGGATGATGCTGATGATTTTGTTCCAGTCCAG GATGATCCTCTTATCTTTGACATAAATGTCGATATACGGGTTAATGACTTCATCAATGCTGCAATTACACAA GCAAACGTGACACGTACGAATCACGTCATGTGGACCATGGGAGATGACTTCCAATACCAATATGCTGAATCTTGGTTCAAGGAAATGGATAAATTAATTCACTATGTCAACAAG GACGGTCGAGTGAATGCATTGTACTCTACTCCATCAATTTATGTAGATACAAAACATGCAACCAATGAATCTTGGCCTCTAAAAACTGATGATTACTTTCC ATATGCAGATGGTGAAAATTCTTATTGGACTGGTTTCTTTACCAGTCGACCAGCTTTAAAGCGATATATTCGTATGCTAAGTGGATATTATCTG GCGGCTCGCCAGCTTGAATTCTTAACTGGGAGGAAATCAAATGGCTTCAACACGTTTAGCTTAGGAGATGCACTGGGAGTTACACAACACCATGATGCTGTGACTGGTACTGCTAAACAACATACAACTGATGACTATGCAAAACGCTTGGCTATTGGAGCTTCTGAA TCTGAAGTTGTGGTGAATTCTGCTTTATCATGCCTGGTTAATTCCAGATCAGGTCCATGTTCTACCACTTCATCATTATTCAACCAG TGTCAACTGCTCAATATAAGTTATTGTCCACCAACTGAAGAAGACATCACTGAGGGGAAGAATTTG GTTGTTGTGGCATACAATCCTCTTGGATGGAATCGAACTGATATCATCAAGATCCCG GTCAACGATGCTGATCTTATTGTAAAAGATTCCATGGGAAATCTAATTGAGGCACAATTTATAGAGTTGGATAATATTACCAGCAACTTACGAAAGTTGTATGTTAAGGCATATCTTGGAATATCACCCAAACAAACTCCCAAATATTGGCTCTTCTTTCGAGTGTCTGTGTCACCTCTTGGCTGgaatacttattttatttctaaagcTTCACAGAAGG GGAGCTCTGCGGGCTATGTCACAAAGATGGACATTCCACTGAACGAGACTGTTGAAATTGGACCAGGGAACTTAAAGGCGTCCTTTTCCTCAAGTACTGGTCAACTTAAACGTCTATATAATTCTATAACAGGa GTTGATATACCTGTACAACAAAGCTATCTTTGGTATGCCTCGAGTTCGAACTTGGATCAG GATTCTGGTGCCTACATTTTCAGACCCGATGGATCACCCCCAGTCATAGTTGCGAGATCA GTTCCAATAAAGGTAATGCGTGGACCCCTGGTCGATGAAATCCACCAGCAATTCAACTCATGGATATCTCAG GTAATTAGGATTTACAAAGACAAAGAACACGCTGAACTCGAATTCACT ATTGGTCCTATACCGACAGAAGATAGTGTTGGAAAAGAGGTCATTACCAAAATCACAGCAAATATGGCCACTGATAAAGTGTTCTACACTGACTCTAATGGGAGGGACTTTCTTAAAAGA GTTAGAAATTACAGAGCTGATTGGGACCTCCAAGTTACTCAACCTGTTGCTGGGAACTATTATCCA GTAAATCTTGGAATGTACATAACAGATAACAAATCAGAATTGTCTGTTTTGGTAGATCGTGCAACAGGTGGAGCCAGCATAAAGGATGGAGAAATAGAACTCATGTTGCACAG GCGCTTGATCAATGATGATGGTAGAGGAGTGGGTGAAGCCCTTGATGAGCCTGTCTGTGTGGGGAGTACATGTGAGGGACTCACG GTTCGAGGGAACTACTATCTGGGAATTCATAAAAACAGTGATGGTTCACGTTGGCGCAGAACAACTGGCCAAGAAATTTATTCACCTCTTATTTTAGCTTTTGCACATGAG AATCAGGAAGAATGGAAAGCTTCGCATATGACCAAAGCCACCATCATGAATCCCAATTATAGTTTACCTCCTAATGTTGCACTGATTACTCTCCAG GAGTTGGATAACGGAGGTGTACTTATCCGTTTGGCTCATCTATACGAG GCTGGGGAAGACGCTGATTATTCGAAAATAACCAAAGTTCAACTGAAGGAAATGTTTGCTGGAAAAAGG ATAAAGGCAATCAAGGAAACAAGCTTATCGGCGAATCAAGGCAAGAAtgagatgaagaagatgaactGGAATATAGAACATGACAGTGGCCGTGAGTCTGCACCAATTAGAGGAGGCCCGTTAGACATGTCTAGTCTTGTAGTCGAGCTTGGTCCCATGGAGATACGGACTTTCATTGttaatttttga
- the LOC101263071 gene encoding 26S proteasome non-ATPase regulatory subunit 4 homolog isoform X2, which produces MVLEATMICIDNSEWMRNGDYSPNRFQALADAVNLICGAKTQSNPENTVGILTMAGKGVRVLVTPTSDLGKILACMHGLEIGGEMNLAAGIQVAQLALKHRQNKKQQQRIIVFAGSPVKYDKKVLEMIGRKLKKNSVALDVVNFGEDDEGKAEKLEALVAALNTNDSSHIIHIPPGPNALSDVLISTPIFTGDGEGGSGFAAAAAAAAAGGVSGYDFGVDPNLDPELALALRVSMEEERARQEAAAKKAAEEAGNQEKGENQSTSQDVAMAENVNAGTSEPESKATDLMDDENALLQQALAMSMDDSSSNVATRDTDMSEAASEDQDLALALQLSVQDSTNDQSNPTDMSKLLADQSFVSSILASLPGVDPNDPSVKDLLASMQGQSEKKDEDNDKEQKEDKK; this is translated from the exons ATGGTGCTCGAG gCGACAATGATCTGCATCGACAATTCGGAGTGGATGAGAAACGGTGATTACTCGCCCAATAGGTTCCAAGCTCTAGCAGACGCTGTTAATCTAATCTGTGGTGCCAAAACCCAG TCTAATCCCGAGAATACAGTTGGAATTTTGACGATGGCTGGTAAAGGGGTTCGAGTGTTAGTCACTCCGACCAGCGATCTTGGAAAAATTTTAGCTTGTATGCACG GATTGGAGATAGGCGGTGAGATGAATTTGGCTGCTGGAATCCAGGTAGCCCAGTTGGCTTTGAAGCACCGACAAAACAAGAAGCAACAACAAAGGATTATTGTTTTTGCTGGCAG CCCTGTTAAATATGACAAGAAGGTCTTGGAGATGATTGGGAGAAAGTTGAAGAAGAATAGTGTAGCTCTTGATGTGGTTAATTTTGGTGAAGATGATGAAGGGAAAGCTGAGAAGCTAGAGGCACTAGTTGCTGCGCTTAATACCAACGACAGTAGTCACATCATTCATATTCCTCCTGGTCCTAATGCTCTCTCTGATGTTCTCATAAG TACTCCTATTTTCACTGGTGATGGAGAAGGTGGCAGTGGatttgctgctgctgctgcagCGGCTGCTGCTGGTGGAGTGTCTGGATATGATTTTGGTGTAGATCCTAATTTGGATCCAGAACTTGCTCTCGCACTCCGAGTTTCAATGGAGGAAGAAAGGGCGAGGCAGGAAGCAGCTGCAAAGAAGGCTGCAGAAGAAGCTGGTAACCAAGAGAAAGGAGAAAATCAGTCTACTTCTCAGGATGTTGCTATGGCTGAAAATGTCAATGCAGGAACTTCTGAGCCTGAAAGCAAAGCAACTGACCTAATG GATGATGAGAATGCCTTGTTACAGCAAGCCCTTGCAATGTCGATGGATGACTCGTCCTCCAATGTTGCTACACGAGACACTGACATGTCAGAAGCGGCTTCTGAAGATCAAGACTTGGCACTTG CTCTTCAACTGTCTGTGCAAGACAGTACAAATGATCAGTCAAATCCGACAGATATGAGTAAGCTGTTGGCAGATCAATCATTTGTGTCATCAATCCTTGCCTCA CTTCCAGGTGTTGATCCAAACGATCCTTCTGTCAAAGATTTGCTTGCTTCCATGCAAGGGCAGTCCGAG AAGAAGGATGAGGACAATGATAAGGAACAGAAAGAGGACAAGAAGTAA
- the LOC101263663 gene encoding protein EARLY-RESPONSIVE TO DEHYDRATION 7, chloroplastic-like, which produces MASQNPNLKKAPLYPRVIHNDPDLQTTSSSRPNLYPTLNETDLAENLFPENYHIIPSAPSPPPESHEENLLVIPGVLIHLIDKNYSVELADGDLSLCRLLQDKNTVAILANVGDDIQWPITKDLTAVKLDDSHYFFSFQALKEDESDCTTDDDKEKGKKKKKKKKDKGPTDDSLNYGLTIASKGQEALLKELDDILKSYSTFSVQKVDENAALAMGGTVARELSPDDLKSEKKKEVLEERCAQYWTTLAPNVEEYSGAAAKLVAQGSGQLIKGILWCGDVSAERLMRGNEVLKQRMATGTKAEISPETLKRIQRVKTVTKMTEKVALGVLSGVLSVSGFFTSSVVNSVAGKKFFKMLPGEMVLATLDGFCKICDAVEVAGKNVMSTSSTVTTELVSQKYGEEAAKVASEGLDAAGHAVGTAWTVFKIRKALNPKSSFNRATQLKSSAKAATMKKAKSTKY; this is translated from the exons ATGGCTTCTCAGAACCCTAATCTCAAAAAAGCCCCATTGTACCCACGTGTCATTCACAATGATCCAGATCTCCAAACAACCTCTTCTTCTCGTCCCAATTTGTATCCAACCCTAAACGAAACTGACCTCGCCGAGAATCTCTTCCCTGAAAATTACCATATTATCCCTTCTGCTCCATCTCCCCCTCCTGAGTCCCATGAGGAAAACCTTCTCGTTATCCCCGGTGTCCTCATTCATTTGATCGATAAAAATTACTCTGTTGAGCTAGCTGACGGAGATTTGTCTCTGTGTCGTCTCCTGCAAGATAAGAATACGGTTGCTATCCTTGCTAATGTGGGAGATGATATTCAATGGCCGATAACTAAGGACCTGACTGCGGTGAAATTGGATGATTCACATTATTTCTTCTCATTTCAAGCTCTGAAAGAGGATGAATCGGATTGCACTACTGATGACGACaaagaaaagggtaaaaaaaagaaaaagaaaaagaaagataaggGACCGACGGATGATTCGTTGAATTATGGTTTGACGATTGCTTCAAAGGGTCAGGAGGCATTGTTGAAGGAGCTGGATGATATTTTGAAGAGTTACAGCACCTTTTCTGTTCAGAAAGTGGACGAAAATGCCGCATTGGCAATGGGAGGAACTGTGGCAAGGGAATTGTCTCCAGATGACTTGAAATcggagaagaagaaggaggtGTTAGAAGAACGATGTGCTCAATATTGGACCACGTTAGCACCCAATGTGGAGGAATATAGTGGAGCAGCTGCAAAATTAGTTGCTCAAGGATCAGGGCAGCTGATTAAGGGGATTTTGTGGTGTGGAGATGTGTCAGCAGAACGATTGATGCGCGGAAATGAGGTTTTAAAGCAAAGGATGGCTACAGGGACGAAGGCCGAGATTAGTCCTGAGACATTGAAGAGGATCCAAAG GGTTAAAACAGTAACAAAGATGACTGAGAAAGTAGCTTTAGGAGTCCTTTCGGGAGTTCTCTCGGTTTCAGGATTCTTCACTAGTTCAGTTGTAAATTCCGTAGCAGGAAAAAAGTTCTTCAAGATGCTGCCAGGAGAGATGGTCCTTGCTACTCTGGACGGATTTT GCAAAATATGTGATGCTGTTGAAGTAGCTGGAAAGAATGTGATGTCAACATCATCCACCGTGACAACTGAACTTGTTTCACAGAA GTATGGAGAAGAGGCAGCAAAAGTGGCAAGCGAAGGGCTTGATGCAGCAGGGCATGCTGTTGGGACTGCCTGGACTGTGTTTAAGATCAGAAAGGCTCTTAACCCCAAAAGTTCCTTTAATCGCGCCACCCAACTTAAGTCTAGTGCTAAAGCTGCTACTATGAAGAAGGCCAAGAGCACAAAGTACTGA
- the LOC101263071 gene encoding 26S proteasome non-ATPase regulatory subunit 4 homolog isoform X1 — translation MVLEATMICIDNSEWMRNGDYSPNRFQALADAVNLICGAKTQSNPENTVGILTMAGKGVRVLVTPTSDLGKILACMHGLEIGGEMNLAAGIQVAQLALKHRQNKKQQQRIIVFAGSPVKYDKKVLEMIGRKLKKNSVALDVVNFGEDDEGKAEKLEALVAALNTNDSSHIIHIPPGPNALSDVLISTPIFTGDGEGGSGFAAAAAAAAAGGVSGYDFGVDPNLDPELALALRVSMEEERARQEAAAKKAAEEAGNQEKGENQSTSQDVAMAENVNAGTSEPESKATDLMDDENALLQQALAMSMDDSSSNVATRDTDMSEAASEDQDLALALQLSVQDSTNDQSNPTDMSKLLADQSFVSSILASLPGVDPNDPSVKDLLASMQGQSEQKKDEDNDKEQKEDKK, via the exons ATGGTGCTCGAG gCGACAATGATCTGCATCGACAATTCGGAGTGGATGAGAAACGGTGATTACTCGCCCAATAGGTTCCAAGCTCTAGCAGACGCTGTTAATCTAATCTGTGGTGCCAAAACCCAG TCTAATCCCGAGAATACAGTTGGAATTTTGACGATGGCTGGTAAAGGGGTTCGAGTGTTAGTCACTCCGACCAGCGATCTTGGAAAAATTTTAGCTTGTATGCACG GATTGGAGATAGGCGGTGAGATGAATTTGGCTGCTGGAATCCAGGTAGCCCAGTTGGCTTTGAAGCACCGACAAAACAAGAAGCAACAACAAAGGATTATTGTTTTTGCTGGCAG CCCTGTTAAATATGACAAGAAGGTCTTGGAGATGATTGGGAGAAAGTTGAAGAAGAATAGTGTAGCTCTTGATGTGGTTAATTTTGGTGAAGATGATGAAGGGAAAGCTGAGAAGCTAGAGGCACTAGTTGCTGCGCTTAATACCAACGACAGTAGTCACATCATTCATATTCCTCCTGGTCCTAATGCTCTCTCTGATGTTCTCATAAG TACTCCTATTTTCACTGGTGATGGAGAAGGTGGCAGTGGatttgctgctgctgctgcagCGGCTGCTGCTGGTGGAGTGTCTGGATATGATTTTGGTGTAGATCCTAATTTGGATCCAGAACTTGCTCTCGCACTCCGAGTTTCAATGGAGGAAGAAAGGGCGAGGCAGGAAGCAGCTGCAAAGAAGGCTGCAGAAGAAGCTGGTAACCAAGAGAAAGGAGAAAATCAGTCTACTTCTCAGGATGTTGCTATGGCTGAAAATGTCAATGCAGGAACTTCTGAGCCTGAAAGCAAAGCAACTGACCTAATG GATGATGAGAATGCCTTGTTACAGCAAGCCCTTGCAATGTCGATGGATGACTCGTCCTCCAATGTTGCTACACGAGACACTGACATGTCAGAAGCGGCTTCTGAAGATCAAGACTTGGCACTTG CTCTTCAACTGTCTGTGCAAGACAGTACAAATGATCAGTCAAATCCGACAGATATGAGTAAGCTGTTGGCAGATCAATCATTTGTGTCATCAATCCTTGCCTCA CTTCCAGGTGTTGATCCAAACGATCCTTCTGTCAAAGATTTGCTTGCTTCCATGCAAGGGCAGTCCGAG CAGAAGAAGGATGAGGACAATGATAAGGAACAGAAAGAGGACAAGAAGTAA